A window of Benincasa hispida cultivar B227 chromosome 9, ASM972705v1, whole genome shotgun sequence genomic DNA:
AAATAGTATGAACtccaaatacaaactattataatttataGACTATAATAATGACagactataataatcaattctttatttaaaaaatactctttctttatttaagaaaaaaaacataaaatagttattaaatgaAGATGAGAGAGTATTGAAATGTAATTTTGTAAATAACACTAATGAATGTGTGACATGTGACAGGTTGTAGCAGTGAAGCAGCTTGACAGAAATGGATTGCAAGGGAACAGAGAGTTTCTTGTGGAAGTTTTAATGCTAAGTCTTCTACACCATCAAAACCTTGTCAATCTCATTGGCTATTGTGCAGATGGTGATCAAAGACTCTTAGTCTATGAGTACATGCCTTTGGGATCTCTAGAAGATCACCTACTAGGTAAATATCTAAAACACGACTGTTATCAAATCAGGTCTAAAATTTTTACAATTCCATcttctaattttttataatCTAAAGCATGAACTCTCAATAAGTTGTGCCCTATCTTTTCTCGCAATGTTTTGACACTGTCATGTAGCGTTTTCATGCTACCTCAAATACTTCTTGAATTTCTTGATCTCTTATCTTTTTGTCAACTTtgacctattttttttttttatagtgttACTTCAACGTTTTGCTTGAGTTTtactaaataaacaaatatgcaTGTGAAATTAGTCAACTAATTATCAAAACTAGCAATTAATAAGCCATAGAAATAGCTCATTATATatagagaggaaaaaaattttaattttgcccCGCACTCGACGGAGGTTCGAAGCAAATAGACGACGACTCATTGATCAagttgtgtgtgtgtttttgatTTGGCATTATAGATCTTCCAGCTGAAAGAAAGGCCTTGGATTGGGGAACAAGGATGAAAGTAGGGTTGGGAGCAGCAAAAGGGCTAGAGTACTTACATGACAAAGCCAACCCACCAGTGATATATAGAGACTTGAAAGCATCAAACATTCTATTGGACAATGATTTCAATGCAAAGCTGTCAGATTTTGGGCTTGCAAAGCTTGGTCCTGTTGGAGACAAATCCCATGTTTCCTCCAGAGTTATGGGAACCTATGGATATTGTGCTCCTGAGTATCAAAGGACTGGCCAACTCACTCCCAAGTCTGATGTCTATAGCTTTGGAGTCGTCTTGTTGGAACTCATCACTGGCAAGAGAGTCATCGACAACACTCGTCCCGCTAAACAACAAAACTTGGTCGCTTGGGTGAGTCAACTTTCTTTTGTCCCTATCTTATACTCTTAATGAAATATTGACCTTACATATTTCATTGGACGGATTTTAATAGATTAAAGGGTATGTTTCGAATACATTTTTagatgtttattttaaaaaataattcattttggaagaaattggagtatttgacaaccactcaaaaatagtttttcaagtgtattttaataaatttttatcaaaaatatttaaataaaaatgagttttataaaaaatatttttttttaaagtcaatccaaacggatCCTAACAAACATGTCATATAAACGGAAGGAACGCTAAGCATAGAAATCTAGGGATATCAAAAACTTTCAAATAACCCTAATCCATCaacttcttttatgtttttctccTACATTTAGGCATATCCAATATTCAAGGAACCAGCTAGATTCATGGAGTTGGCAGATCCTCTTCTTGGTGGAGACTTTCCTATAAGGGCTTTGAACCAAGCAGTTGCAGTCGCCGCCATGTGCCTCCACGAGGAAGCGTCAGCCAGACCGTTGATCAGTGACGTGGTCACTGCTCTCAGTTTCCTGGGAGCAGAAGACATGCATTCGTCGCAGTCTTCGTCGTCAAGTGATGCCGATGAAACAAGCAGTCTATCTAAACCCATTGATCATCTACACGACGTTGAAACAGCCGAGGCACGCCAACGAGCCATCGCAGAAGCCATTGAATGGGGTTCGTCCTCTAAGCAAAATGCCGCTGCTTCGCGCCCGGGAAGTCACTCTTCCttgtaaatttaataaaaacacTCTCTCAtattccatatatatatatatgcaatgTGGTATTTCCCTACGTTATGTGTTGTATTCTCCACAATTTTTCTCTTGTTTGTTttcattgaaaattaaattggaagAAATATTATATTGAAGAAAATGAGAGGGGGAGAAAAACTTCAAAGGTGATACAAAAATATGGAAAAGCAAGCTAGGGTTGTATAGGGTTTTCTGTGctttaaattcttttatttatcaaacCAATCAATGTCCTTTCTCCTGACACTAGTTGCATTACACATGTTGGAATCATGATTCTAATTATGCAATAAATATACTAATAAATAATAGctatattattattacttttttttcccttagtTCAGCCCACTCATACGTGGAGATTTAAAactctaattttattttggtccaTATTCTAATGGCATAATCCACCATGCTCAAGttgtctttattattattattaattttttggaCACNGCAGCTGTCGATTGAGTAAGTAAGGCTGAGGTCTGCTGTTCTTGATGTCTGTTGGATGGAAGCTAAGTAGATTCAGCTCGAGTGTGAGTCTGTTGAGGATTATTGAAGTCCTTATTGTATCTGAAATAGCAGATATCAGCAGTGTGGCCTATTTTTCCACATGTTTGGCAAGTAGGCCTGGTTGTAGAAGCATTGTTCCATCGGCCCTCTGTTTCTTCCCCCTCCACCTCTGAAGTTTGATGATTGATTGTTCCCATAGGAGTTTCAATAAGGATTCGATGGAGCGCTGGAATTGTTTTGCATTACATTAACTGAGGGTGAGTTTGAGGAAATGGACACATTAGTCATACCGGTGATGCCAGTCTTGATGGCCAGCTGATATTCAACTCTCTTCTCATAGGACAGCAAGTTAAATTGAAAATCAGACCACCTAGTTGTGCCCTTACTTTACACTGCTACAACAACCAGATTGTATTCTTCATCGAGGCCAGCCAGCACTTGGGATATGAGGTCTAGAGGAGACACAGGTGAACCTGCAAGAGCAAGATTGTCAGCATACTTCTTCATCAACGTTAGATACTCACTCATTTTCAGGGTTGCCTTGCGAGTTTGTTGGAACATCCTCTTGAGGTAGTCAGTACTTATGCTTTCACCAGAACGCTCATCTGTTTGTCTGATTAAGAAACGACTGGGGCAGGGGTTTTCTCCAGTTAAGAAGCCTTCCAAACCGTAGCTTCTGAGTATTGGCCAAGCTAAGTTTTGccaaagaagaaaattagacCTATCCATCTTTATGGATGTCACCTGATTTAGCAGCTGATTGAGAGGTGGACTTGAGATTTTTCCATTGTAGATGATTCCAGGAACGGTGGGCAGAGAGTTAGCAGGTGGATTTGCCATTCTTGGATCGTTTTCTGCTTATTAAAAGCtgaaggctctgataccaagtcaGAAAGCTTGAAAAGGAAGAGTAAGGGAGAGACAAGGACACTAAGATTGCAGAGAaggtatattattattattcttcttctcctttttcaaGTATATATTGCTTACTACATATCttcttctatatatatatagaaaagaaTGAATGGTGAATTTATACACCAAATGAATGTATAAAAcgacaaagaagaaaaaaaggaataCTATGAAAACTGATTCTGTTCTTTTTTGTATGCAGGTGAAGGAGCATCAGTTGGTTGCACCAGAATTTGTTGAGGAGAGAGAAAGTCCATAGTGGCTGCTATGTAGGCTCCACATTGGCCTTCTTTGGTTTCCATAGGGGTTGATGTGTTAGCTTTGTCACACATGAACCAATTTTGCTCACAATTGTAAACATCCAGGGGCAGATCTATGAAGAACCTCTCACATCGTGTTTATTTAcgttaatatatattttgttttcttattaAACATAGAAAGTAAGTATTTATTGAATATTTATTATCGCAAACCCGTATAAGATTAAAAATGAGGCTTGGCCTAATGGTCGTGTATGGACTATCTTACCTTGGTGACTtaatgttcaaatcaattgagacactattgttttttttttttttctttttttatgtttatacaCCTATTTTTAATGCTTAAGGTTTCAAATTATatctatatttatataatttttaattcacTAGTGATGGGCTAGAAAAAATTAAttccatttttactttttatcacatatatgtacatatatatatatgcaaatATTTAGttattggtttttagttttttaaatttaaggcATTCAAACACCATTTTTGtacataatttttgttttttaatttaataaaataaagtgttgttttatttgacatttaatttgcattaactcaaatccaataaactaagatgttatgttatttaatgtagcttaaacatgtatgtggtgacaatacaagtgaatcatgtttaagtaataacctaaatggtctgtagaaTGTGGATAAGActtgataccttatcctagtgacactatagatatgacccactttgtgatTATTATAactattgtaaagtgttacaaatgatctgatcctgatcattcgtatgaagacatatgagtgggagtatcctatataaagattttgtatacaaccggaccacgaaatgattaatctctctttgtaacaccattacttgaagagacttacatttcactaggatgaccattagtaacttgaccttaatcctgactAAGTTGTGAACTTCTTCCTACGAGGGCAAttctttgatctatatgggtgagagtaaccAAATTCGTCAACTCAATatatctaccattttgggaattcatcCAAGTAAGGAGCTGCGAAGGcagctacacaatatggaatcaATCATTCCCGACCATAGGGAAAGTAAATGAATTGCTCCTTtcagggctgattctgggtcttgaataatgaggcACCTCACCCTCTCAATGGTTAGAGAGGGGCCTAGTTATAGTTAGActaaaattaattgttaattagagAGGTCAATGGTACTTAGGGGTGGCCATTCAAACTACAAAAATCGAACCGTTTCTAAAAACCGAACTGAACCGAACCAAAAACTCAGTGAAACTAAAAAATTAGTCAGGTTTAGAATCTTAAATCTAGAAATGTTAAGCTTGGAGTTAGGCTAGGAGGTTTGATAATCTGGGTCTAAGAAAACTATGTTTGGAGTGCAAGTTTTGAAAGTCTTGGTTTAAGAAGACTATATTTGGAGTGTAGGCTTAGGAAGTTTACGAATGAAGTGCGGATTTTTAAATCTTaagtttgtgaaatatttttataCTTAATAAGTGGTTAGATTTTAGATCAATTTAAATttgtcatcttaattattttaatatagttaaatttaaagtaaactaaaaaattttagaatatatatattaaattttgaaatagaaatttgactaaaattataatgttatttaatttattctttgaattgatattttgattttaccatgttttgaaataaaatttcatagacTNAAGAAAATCAAACGCCCGTCATTGCGCACGATTCCAAACGCCTCACTGGACGGATCCACCGCGTTATAGCTGGGCATCACCTGTCCAGCACTGCCACTGCCTGTTATACATCATAAGTCACTGTCTGTCGTTGTCTCCGTTGTCTTCCAATGAAGCTCCAATTTGAAGGTGTTGGATACTGTGCAGTAGTGCTAAGGTTTGTCTTGGTTATTTTGGTAAGTTTTTGTGGGTTTTTCTTCTAGTTGTTGAATTTTTGGGGAGTAAGCTCCAAAACCCTTTTTGAAACTTTGTATCCACTAGCAGTCTTGAGGATTTGGGATGGTTAACCTTAGTTGTAGTTTTTGTGCTTAGGTTGGGATCTCTGTGTGAGGTTTGGAATCGATTTTGGAGCATACTACCTAATGGGTAAGTAGTTTTTCTCTGTTTTTAACTTGTGCCCTTTTGGAGCTTCTTCAATTGTCAATTTATCATTTCATTTGAGTATCATTTTGATCCACTAAATACAAAGTTTCAGAACACGTTCTTTCTTAGTTCCATTCCAAGTATGAAGTGGGACTGTGTAACAATGACGATTTCTCCAAACTCTTCAGCACTTTGAATTAGCTTGCCTATTCAATATGACTCATTAGCTGAACCTATTATTATcctaagttaatttgaatttaaattgattgatTTCTTGCATTGTTCTTTTGCAATCACTACATATCTTACTTTGTATTCATAGTTTGTGATTGTGTCTTGGATTGGATgggttttagttttttatgGGGCCTACATGTTCTTCACTAAAGGCAAGAAGGAAGAGCTATGGTTTTTTAGAACTTTATTGAACAGAAATATAGTTAATATGATTAGTCTTAATGCGAAGTTTTTGTAGGGCTTTTTTCTATAATACTAGTGTGTTAATGCTCTCTCCAAAGTTTTGTTTGGTAATACATAGTTGCTCCACTTCGCCTTCAATTCAATAATACTAGTGTGTTAATGCTCTCTCCAAAGTTTGTCTTCAATTGCTTCAGCTTCGCCTTCTCTTGTTTGGTAAAGGTGAGAAAGCTGTATTTGCTCACCCTTGTGTTGGTTGTTTTGTGCTACCATTAGCATGCTGCTCTCAAAACCCCACTTCTTGTGTGTTTTGGGTTTTGTCAATAAAAAGACTGTTACAAGTCAACATAGAGGCAAAGATCAATCCATTTTTCTTGCAACAACTAAGAGCAAGAAATAGAACAAACCTTCTTCTTTGATTCAATCTTAGATGAAGAAACAGTTCATAGGATGACAAAAGTTGTAACAAACCAGGTATTTTAAGGTTCAATCATTCAGACATAATGtgtatttttttctcattgaaACAACATAGTGTTGTGATCTTATCTCTAGGCGTGATGACAGAACATCAAGATTAATCATTGTTATTCCATATCactatatttcttttatatgtatatatatgttagTTGTCATTTTTTGCTTATTGTATTCTCCTCTTGCTTATTGTCTGCTTTGTCTACTGACAGTTTAACATCAAAGTATTAATTAGTAAGCAACAATGTAAGATGGGTTCGTTTGTTTTAGTACTTAGAGAGTGTGTGTTGTTTCATAGGGGTAATATAATCATTTGATCTTTGATGTATGATGTATTTATTCATTTAGTTATTCGTCTAGTAATGTAAGACAGATTGTATTGGAATATCAAGTTCACCCAACACAAAGAAACTGTGTATCTTTCTTTGATCACTAACTTTGGTAACATGAGAAACAAGGTCCTGTGTGTGGACAAATTATGGAACCTCTTGCACAagtatgtaataaaatattactACTTACTACTTAAAACTATCaacataatttgatttttttcctaTGTGCAAGAATCTCTAGTCTTTTACTAGTCAATTGTTTCACTTCTTTATTCAATTTCCTTGTACATAGTTCATGGTGATCCTAATTTACTAAGTAGTCTTTCATGAGTTAATTTACTAACTAACATTTCATGAGTTTGTTTTCCAATGAGATTATGTTGATGAGTTTTATTACTTTGTTCTCATATACATAGCTTACATATATAAAATGACTCCGACATTAACTTTTAACTCTCTCTTATTCAGCTGTTGAAAACACTTTCCAATATAGCAAAgcttcttaaaagtaagtttttgTTCACTTTTAATAGACCAATAAAAGTTGTTTGTACCCTATAATGGTTTGGAAGTAGAAACCATAGGTTTGACCTTAAATTATTTTGTATGTTTAAGTATTATATTAATGTTACtattgttataggaataaatGCATGGTTATGATTAATTTGAGTTAAATTTTAATGTTACTATTGGTATAGAAGCAAAAACACAATTGCAGTGATGTTTACTTTTTAACCGTGGTTTTCAATATACTAAGGAAATGCATAGTTTTTTGCAAGGAAAACCTCCAGATTTGTTGtgcaattattttaatttgttttttttttttttttttatgtatctaTCTGATCTTCCAAAGTAGACAACCAACTCTCTAGATCTTTAGACTTTAGAGCTTTATGTATAATTGGTCAATATAACTTGTTGATAGGTTAGATAAACAATTTgtgaattagttaatttttatatttgtttgaAGTTAAGTTGTATATATAATagcaattaaaattttattttgtgtaggtaaaaaaaatagtatttgtgcgtaaacaaaaaaaaagtgtattatgtatttttattttttcaataacaAAATCATGAGAGACATTTAATAACAGTCAATTATCGATAAAAATAGGTGAAAACGATATTAAAGATGATGTTCGATATTGGTTGAAAACCGATATTGAAGATAATATTCACTGTCAGTTGAAAACTGATATTGAAGATAATTGACATTGAAATCTTGGTAAtatataatgtcagttttaaatcaacattaaagacaaccggTATTGAAGATCTTTTATAACATGATCTTCAAAGTCGGTTTCAACCAATATTGTACTCCTATAATatcggttttaaatcgacattaaagccaATTTTTGTAGTAATGTTAGTTCCTTGAAGTCCCTTTTTAGTTAAAGTGATAAATGGGAGATTTAGTGTGGATTGGACAATAAGAAAATACATAAAAGTAAATTGCAAGAAAGTAAAGGATAAAAATGCAATTGACAAAGACATTCTAGCTTAAAGTATCGGAATGGCTCAATATAATTTTGTTCATTGAATTATCTAAATGTAATTTTAGCTTCTTGACTATCCTAGTCCAATTGATTGGAAATCTAACGATGGTTTTAGTTACCTAATTAGCTAAACATGCATAGATGAATCCATACTAATCATATTTAACTAACTATATTACNAGTTAATagcacttatagaaatctatcattgatagccaacttagtgaatttaattaataaagttgaatctcgaactaaaatgtaagtggaatgcctagaagttatcactaatagcatgtttatcagtaatagaagctatcatcgaaaagaaaagatatttataaatgtttgggaaggacaagaaaggaGCAAAAAGATATTtagtggctatgattgatagaagcttctactgatagcatgttaccagtgataggagctaatactaatagcatgttatcgatgatagaagctacccgatagcacgttattggtgatagaagctaccactgatagcacgttatcagtgatagagaactatcactgatagtatgatatcagtgagatcattgatagcatcttatcagtgatgttatcagtgaaagaagctatcagtgataaccacaATAcgagtgatattagtgatatcagtgatagaatttaggtgatatttatatatcgagtttctttcaaaggtgataatcagttatagaagtctatattgatagccttaagtgttaatcaAGATTGATTCTAATTGTTGaaagtctataagtgatagcgactgatagctgctatcaatgataggcatgataaaagattattagtgatagttaCTATGGTCATCAAAGTTGTTGGcattctttcaaagttgatcactatttataaatttatcattgatagcaactgatagcctttagtattgatatttcaaggttgattccaattgatgaaagtgaatcaatgatagctactgataattgatagcaaattaaaagctaatatttcaagattgtattaatttttctaaaattgaaagctatcgctgatagcaactatcatcgatagtaATTGATAGAAGCTAGCAGCAATAGCAGCTAATAGCagctattagtggctatcactgatagctactatcagtgatagcttttaatttgagaaaattgggAAGAAGCgagcaaaatggtggctagacatgagttttttagtcttttaccattttctgatctatatatgcaattattttatcattgtaCTATATATTCCATTATTTTGGGCataaattctatttatgcaactagcccatATACCTACTTACACAATTTTAGTCCAATTGGCTATTATTTTACACCAAAATCTGGCCCAATTCACCTTTTCAACTCTTCTTactattcaatttttataaatatataatgataataataatccCAAAAAAAGGATGTAAAGGaagtttatttaatatatatatatatatatatatagcactatttatttgagttttctaggaaaaaaaaatcagtgtATATTTGATATGTGTGTGAACAATACAATTTTTACAATATATTGTTGTTATAACTACATATTCGATGTATAAgtacattttttaatatatttgtaaatacacCAAAAAATAAACCATGATATACTTATTACCAATATATTTGACTTATACTTGAGATCGCAATAGATANTATGGGTTTCTCTAGGTCGATAGAGCAATACTCTTCATTGTTGACTACAAATTGCAAGCCTAACTTATTGCTTCTCATTGATTAACTCACAATTTCATGTCACATATTGAAAGTTTATCACACAATCAAGAGAAAATGCAATTGATTAAGCAAAGTAAATGGAGAGAAACTCACGGCCAAGATATAAGAATTGCATttaaacaaaactcccaaagtTACAATGAGTTCATTTGAAATCCTCTAGACTAAAAACTTATAAACCTTACCTTTCCATGGAGATGGAGAAGACAAGAATCGGGTTCGTCTTTGTTGATTACATGagggaaaatgaagaaaaataaaagtggaAGACAATAAAGGGGAAGAAATTTGGTTGGGGTCAAATGAAGATGATATTTACCCAAAATGAAGGTTTTGCATATATACAGTCGCGGTAGCATCACGGCTCTGAGGGACAACGCCGTGGCACTAGGCTATTTTTATCGAACCATAGTGTTACGCCCCTTAGGGCTCAACGGCGTTGTGCCTTGCACATGTGTCCTGATGCTCTGGAATGTCGCGACGCCACAAGATAGCACTACACCAAAATGGTGTCTTCTGAAACGGTGCACGCGTTGTCGAGCATGGCACCGTTACGTCGGCCTGCtaggggcatttttgtaatttttggtCCATTTGAAGCTTTTTAGCTCTTAATTGCTCTAAATTAACCTCGAACGGTCCGTAACGTTCCTGGATGCATAAATTGCTCGAGATCCTACAAATATGACATAAGCACATTAAACATAATAAACGACCGAGATTAGAGGCACTAAGATAACACATTTTGGTGTTATCACTCTATCCTTATATATTTCAAGGAGGGTAGATTCTATCATTTCAAATAGTCAGAAAGATTGAAAAGGAAGAGTAAGGGAGAGACAGAGACACTGAGATTGCAAAGAAGGTATattattattcttcttctcctttttcaaGTATATATTACTTACTGCATATCTTCTTCTATATATATACAGAAAAGAATGAATGGTGAATTTATACACCAAATGAATGTATAAAAcgacaaagaagaaaaaaaggaataatATGACAACTGATTCTGTCCTTTTTTGTATGCAAGTGAAGGAGCATCAGTTGGTTGCACCAGAATTTGTTGAGGAAAGAGAGAGTCCATGGTGTCTGCTGTGTAGGCTCCACGTCTGGCCTTCTTTGGTTTCCATAGGGGCTGATGTGTTATCTTTGTCATCCCCCCTCAAGCGAGTGTGTAACTNATAATAATAATTGGTTTAAGTAGAAATAGCTAACTACTTAACGGAGCAAGTGGCTGTGAAATTCAAACAAAGAAAGAAgtagctttagagataaagCAACTTTTTGTCCAATATTGACTTAaacatgcatcttagagataagatttATGTGGCATAAAACACTAAGAAGTGAATTCTTAATTTTGTAAGTCAAAGACATGAATAGATAATTGTACATCACTTAGGTGAATGTTAGTGAACCTTCTCAACCGTACTTTATTAACTACCGTACTTTATTAACTGattttcaacccattcaatgCACGATGTTTTCATTCGTGCCACATCTTTACCATCAACGCATCCTATTCCCCATCATTTAACGCATCACcttcacacacacacacatttgACGCATCACACTTCCACTATTATCCTCCTTATTCACCTTCATCAAATTTTCCCTTTGTTTTTAAGTTAGTTCTGTATTTTATTCACGCAAACAACATCATTCAAATCGAAGTGCTCTTACTTTGTAAAAATCATCCTAGCCAATTTAGATTAATTCAAAAGTCCTTATGTTCAATCCTGGTACTTACCAAGAATCTCTATATAAGCTTGTATTTAGATTTAATTAGAGAAAACTTGTATTCAtttaagataatttgattaatcaatATAGCACATACATGAAATGCAACACAAACCTTCTAAATCTTCATCGCGAATTCTTTGCTTTGTCCTTTGAATCACAAATTctgacctttcctctttgtcccttttgatttttggtCAGGTTTTACCACGATAGTAGTGGGTTTCTCAGGTACGGCGTTCACCTCCTCCCTTTGGTCCTGCTTCCAGGCTTCCTCCTCAATCCTTAGCCGGGTGataagactctccaaggagaATTCCTTGGTCTTATAcctcaaagtgttcttaaagttCTTCCACAAATAGGGTAGTTTATTAATAATAACAGCAATTTGAAATTGTTCGTCTCGGGGcataccttcagtaattatctcGTGGGTTATCTTCTGAAGTTCATGGGATTAAGCCTCCACGAATTTTTGATCCgtcatctggaacttgagataacgGCTGGCAGCATATTTCTTCGACCCGGCCTCGTCGGTGGCGTACTTCTTTTCTAGGGCATCCCAGACCTCCTTTGCTGTCTTCATTGTACTATAGTAGTCATACGGATaatcagtcaaaccatttaaaataaaattcttacaAA
This region includes:
- the LOC120086765 gene encoding probable serine/threonine-protein kinase PBL25 codes for the protein MSCFPCFSSHGKAAKRTKSGRREQSVSVHSRSHKQQQQQQPPPPPTQQQHHPAPPPPRPTPTENPKGNQVLQKEAEKEKEKENIGEKNNIAAQTFTFRELATATKNFRQECLIGEGGFGRVYKGKLDKTNQVVAVKQLDRNGLQGNREFLVEVLMLSLLHHQNLVNLIGYCADGDQRLLVYEYMPLGSLEDHLLDLPAERKALDWGTRMKVGLGAAKGLEYLHDKANPPVIYRDLKASNILLDNDFNAKLSDFGLAKLGPVGDKSHVSSRVMGTYGYCAPEYQRTGQLTPKSDVYSFGVVLLELITGKRVIDNTRPAKQQNLVAWAYPIFKEPARFMELADPLLGGDFPIRALNQAVAVAAMCLHEEASARPLISDVVTALSFLGAEDMHSSQSSSSSDADETSSLSKPIDHLHDVETAEARQRAIAEAIEWGSSSKQNAAASRPGSHSSL